The following proteins come from a genomic window of Sardina pilchardus chromosome 1, fSarPil1.1, whole genome shotgun sequence:
- the LOC134070039 gene encoding uncharacterized protein LOC134070039, with product MWHQLLRTFTPMETGTAEHNTGQEKGKMVKADDHKRFLGGMMRHFQAILAAVGLISVMAAGLKVLSWRLGFLVIVTGIVKEIFRPDIGQTMVRTVVTGCINLAGHLPPAGGKTPSSLLVSEYGAIGAALGGAVGGAIGGVVYTLLGEVLPVFGQAIGVALGVVFGRIFGQIFTNEILKRNAITDKGIAGPLGGALAGGFGALFGFMAGGVIGGFTGALLGAAGGKYLGNWLKETSLGGMHHFISVLSTIAVGLITSIRHITTLFGVIGLLGSLLAILAMILTKKQQKATHNSTNKKAVDDTSTNKEHVKGKHNTEDGKKEWIKLNNQKRVWQYCELMLSAVGLITIMLTGVMAILTLITLAVVAAVLELFRGGYDSKSLTGVVTAAKGIMGAAVTGCGHLAGLLKQIVGKKVVALVFSEYEGDACTIGGAIGGAVGGAMGGAVLTFLSVIHPVFGQSVGGVLGAILGWTISKAFTTDILTRHGKADNRPAGAVGGAIGGNIGAFFGFLTGGVVGGLAGGVIGMMGDTYLGVRSDWFERAR from the exons aTGTGGCACCAACTTCTCAGGACGTTCACACCTATGGAAACTGGTACAGCAG AGCACAACACAGGACAGGAGAAGGGGAAGATGGTGAAAGCAGATGACCACAAGAGGTTCCTCGGAGGAATGATGCGACATTTCCAAGCAATTCTTGCAGCGGTGGGGCTCATCTCAGTCATGGCTGCAGGTTTAAAGGTGCTCAGCTGGCGACTTGGGTTCTTAGTCATAGTCACTGGGATAGTGAAAGAGATTTTCAGACCAGATATTGGTCAAACCATGGTCAGGACCGTGGTCACAGGATGTATAAACCTGGCTGGACATTTGCCTCCAGCTGGAGGAAAGACACCTTCATCCCTGCTAGTCTCTGAGTATGGTGCCATAGGAGCAGCATTAGGTGGAGCAGTTGGTGGAGCTATTGGGGGGGTGGTGTACACACTCTTGGGGGAGGTGCTCCCGGTCTTCGGACAGGCAATTGGGGTCGCGCTGGGTGTAGTTTTTGGTAGGATATTTGGCCAGATATTCACCAACGAAATCCTGAAACGGAACGCAATAACAGACAAAGGCATTGCagggccactagggggcgcgtTAGCGGGAGGCTTTGGAGCATTGTTTGGCTTCATGGCAGGAGGGGTTATTGGAGGTTTCACGGGAGCACTGTTAGGGGCTGCTGGAGGGAAATATTTAGGCAACTGGTTGAAGGAGACATCCCTTGGAGGAATGCATCATTTCATCTCAGTGCTTTCAACCATAGCCGTAGGACTTATCACATCCATACGACACATCACAACACTGTTTGGAGTCATAGGCCTGCTTGGAAGCCTGTTGGCAATCCTGGCCATGATACTAACCAAGAAACAGCAAAAAG CTACACACAACTCTACCAACAAGAAGGCAGTAGATGACACCTCTACCAATAAGGAGCACGTAAAAGGAAAACACAACACTGAAGATGGGAAGAAGGAGTGGATTAAACTAAACAACCAGAAACGTGTTTGGCAATATTGTGAATTGATGCTTTCAGCTGTGGGTCTTATCACAATCATGTTAACGGGTGTAATGGCAATATTGACACTCATCACCTTGGCAGTGGTCGCAGCGGTGCTAGAACTATTCAGGGGGGGATATGACTCCAAGAGTCTGACAGGAGTCGTGACAGCAGCCAAGGGCATTATGGGAGCTGCTGTTACAGGGTGTGGACATCTGGCAGGGCTTTTGAAGCAAATCGTGGGAAAGAAAGTAGTGGCCTTAGTGTTCTCGGAGTATGAAGGAGATGCTTGCACCATCGGGGGAGCAATAGGTGGAGCTGTGGGTGGAGCCATGGGGGGGGCAGTGCTCACATTCTTGAGCGTGATACATCCAGTCTTCGGGCAGTCCGTTGGCGGTGTACTAGGGGCAATTCTTGGTTGGACAATCAGCAAAGCGTTCACCACCGACATCCTGACCAGGCACGGGAAAGCGGACAATCGCCCAGCAGGGGCAGTAGGTGGCGCCATAGGGGGGAACATTGGGGCGTTTTTTGGCTTCTTGACGGGAGGAGTTGTTGGAGGTTTAGCTGGGGGCGTGATTGGCATGATGGGAGATACGTACCTAGGGGTCAGGAGTGACTGGTTTGAAAGAGCACGTTAG